From a single Arachis hypogaea cultivar Tifrunner chromosome 3, arahy.Tifrunner.gnm2.J5K5, whole genome shotgun sequence genomic region:
- the LOC112790528 gene encoding ATP-dependent DNA helicase Q-like 3: MENQVMALKEKGICAEFLSSTISTEAKNKIHDDLDSGKPSTRLLYVTPELIATAGFMPKLKKIYARGLLSLIAIDEAHCISSWGHDFRPSYRQLSLLRSHLPDVPILALTATAAPKVQKDVVQSLHLQNPLILKSSFNRPNIYYEVRYKDLLDDAYADLSNTLKSKGDVCAIVYCLERSMCDELSAHLSQNGISCAAYHAGLNKKMRTSVLDEWISSKIQVVVATVAFGKDVRIVCHFNIPKSMEGFYQESGRAGRDQLPCTSLLYYGVDDRKRMEFILRNSGSKKSQSSTSQEESSKKSMADFTQMVEYCEGSGCRRKRILESFGEKVTASLCEKTCDACRHPNLVARNLEDLTTAIALRQKGGSSRIFITSSSDAINGEQLSEFWNRGDEAIGSDDDISDSDDGNEVVNNLTKSKLHSRVGVNEKLAMLERAEENFYRNEKAKKQSKVDKNAISDAMRESSRQRLQNALKQAQQRLDNLKIELETSASFLEDECYKKYSKTGKSFYYSQVASTVRWLATTSSVDMLNRLGTMKESTSMDAVPEAEGRTPPHAIDHSGKEGTSNELSGNAQSEILPCGDRGMPVESSSVNTKLPQIPSFYEFVNSRKTKGDQLDDTKKNSSRVEKKMRVQ, translated from the exons ATTCATGACGATCTTGATTCTGGAAAACCCTCTACAAGGCTGCTATATGTGACTCCAGAGTTGATAGCAACAGCGGGGTTTATGCCAAAGCTGAAAAAGATTTACGCTAGGGGGCTGCTAAGTCTCATTGCCATAGATGAG GCACATTGCATCTCAAGTTGGGGCCATGATTTCAG ACCAAGTTACCGTCAACTTTCATTGTTGAGAAGCCACCTACCAGATGTTCCAATATTAGCTCTAACTGCTACTGCTGCTCCTAA GGTTCAGAAGGATGTTGTACAGTCTTTGCATTTGCAAAATCCATTAATTCTTAAATCTTCTTTTAACCGTCCTAATATCTATTATGAAG TTCGATATAAAGATCTTCTGGATGATGCTTATGCCGATTTATCTAATACATTAAAATCTAAGGGAGATGTTTGTGCAATAGTTTACTGTCTTGAACGTTCAATGTGTGATGAATTGTCAGCTCATCTATCCCAAAATGGCATTTCCTGTGCTG CTTATCATGCAGGATTGAATAAGAAAATGCGAACGTCTGTGTTAGATGAGTGGATTTCTTCCAAAATACAAGTTGTTGTTGCCACTGTTGCTTTCGG AAAGGATGTAAGAATTGTATGCCACTTCAATATTCCCAAGTCAATGGAAGGATTTTATCAAGAGTCAGGCAGAGCAGGTCGTGATCAACTGCCCTGTACAAGTCTGCTGTACTACGGGGTAGATGATCGCAAAAGAATG GAATTCATATTAAGAAATTCAGGAAGCAAGAAATCCCAATCATCTACTTCACAGGAAGAATCATCAAAAAAGTCAATGGCTGACTTTACCCAG ATGGTTGAATATTGTGAAGGATCTGGATGTCGTAGGAAAAGGATTCTCGAGAGTTTTGGGGAGAAG GTTACTGCATCCCTGTGTGAAAAAACATGTGATGCTTGCAGACATCCAAACTTAGTTGCCCGAAATTTGGAGGATCTGACAACTGCCATTGCTCTGCGCCAGAAAGGCGGTTCTTCTCGAATTTTCATCACCAG TTCTTCTGATGCAATCAACGGAGAACAGTTATCTGAATTCTGGAATCGTGGTGATGAAGCAATTGGCTCAGATGATGATATATCTGACTCCGATG ATGGTAATGAGGTTGTCAACAACCTAACCAAGTCAAAGCTTCATTCTAGAGTGGGAGTAAATGAAAAGCTTGCTATGTTAGAACGTGCAGAAGAAAACTTCTATCGAAATGAGAAAGCTAAGAAACAG AGTAAAGTTGACAAGAATGCTATTTCTGATGCAATGCGAGAATCAAGCAGGCAAAGATTACAAAATGCTCTGAAACAGGCTCAGCAGCGACTTGACAACTTAAA GATTGAGTTGGAGACATCAGCATCTTTCCTTGAAGATGAATGCTACAAGAAATATAGCAAAACTGGCAAATCATTCTATTATTCACAAGTGGCGAGCACGGTTAGGTGGCTGGCAACGACAAGTTCTGTTGATATGTTGAACCGACTTGGCACAATGAAGGAATCTACATCAATGGATGCTGTTCCTGAAGCTGAAGGTCGCACCCCACCACATGCTATAGATCATTCTGGAAAGGAAGGTACAAGTAATGAACTCTCGGGCAATGCTCAGTCAGAAATTTTGCCTTGCGGTGACAGGGGCATGCCAGTAGAAAGTTCTTCCGTTAATACAAAGCTGCCACAGATTCCGTCGTTCTATGAATTTGTTAATAGTAGGAAAACAAAAGGTGACCAATTAGATGACACAAAAAAGAACTCATCTAGAgtagaaaagaaaatgagagtACAGTAG